In a genomic window of Thermoanaerobaculales bacterium:
- a CDS encoding KamA family radical SAM protein, whose product MSRRTSSAAAVAAVDRRQRLCDVFGEEYDPDAWKDWRWQLRHRLARPEHFEQYLELTSSELIGLRMGMGRFAVSATPHFASLMDPFDPNCPIRRQVVPTDHEFVVQTGDMEDPCGEDEKSVVEGLVHRYPDRVLLLALDSCASYCRYCTRSRLVSQGDLEPLPRRVRAILDYLREHTEVRDVLLSGGDPLLMSEDRLDALLGSIRAIEHIELLRIGSRVPGFLPQRITPELVAVLRRHRVWLSLHFSHPAEVTPEVAAACDMLADAGIPLGSQTVLLRGINDDAAVLKKLFHELLKVRVRPYYLYQADPVVGTGHMRTSIAKGLEIMSQLRGHTSGYAVPTYVVDAPGGGGKIPLQPETVVGRDGGTWTLRNWAGREYTYLDPPEAG is encoded by the coding sequence ATGTCACGGAGAACATCTTCCGCCGCCGCCGTGGCCGCGGTAGACCGCCGGCAGCGTCTGTGCGACGTCTTCGGCGAGGAGTACGACCCGGACGCGTGGAAAGACTGGCGGTGGCAGCTGCGCCATCGCCTGGCCCGCCCCGAGCACTTCGAGCAGTACCTCGAGCTCACCAGCTCCGAGCTCATCGGGCTGCGCATGGGCATGGGGCGATTCGCCGTGTCGGCGACGCCGCACTTCGCGTCGCTGATGGACCCCTTCGATCCGAACTGCCCGATTCGCCGCCAGGTCGTGCCCACCGATCACGAGTTCGTGGTCCAGACCGGCGACATGGAGGATCCCTGCGGCGAGGACGAAAAGTCGGTCGTCGAGGGCCTCGTGCACCGGTATCCGGACCGCGTGCTGCTGCTTGCGCTCGACTCGTGTGCGTCCTACTGCCGCTACTGCACCCGTTCGCGGCTGGTCAGTCAGGGTGACCTCGAGCCGCTGCCGCGCCGCGTCCGGGCGATCCTCGACTACCTGCGCGAGCACACCGAGGTGCGCGACGTGCTGCTGTCGGGCGGTGACCCGCTGCTGATGTCCGAGGACCGCCTCGACGCCCTGCTGGGATCGATCCGAGCCATCGAGCACATCGAGCTGCTGCGCATCGGCAGCCGGGTTCCCGGCTTCCTGCCGCAGCGGATCACCCCCGAGCTGGTGGCCGTGCTCCGGCGCCATCGGGTGTGGCTGTCGCTGCACTTCTCCCACCCCGCCGAGGTGACGCCGGAGGTCGCGGCGGCCTGCGACATGCTCGCCGACGCCGGCATTCCGCTCGGCAGCCAGACCGTGCTGCTGCGCGGGATCAACGACGACGCCGCCGTGCTCAAGAAGCTGTTCCACGAGCTGCTGAAGGTCAGGGTCCGTCCCTACTACCTGTACCAGGCGGACCCGGTGGTCGGCACCGGCCACATGCGGACCTCGATCGCCAAGGGGCTCGAGATCATGAGCCAGCTGCGCGGCCACACCAGCGGCTACGCGGTGCCGACCTACGTCGTGGACGCGCCCGGTGGCGGCGGCAAAATCCCGCTCCAGCCGGAGACGGTCGTCGGCCGCGACGGCGGCACCTGGACCCTGCGCAACTGGGCCGGCCGGGAGTACACCTACCTCGATCCGCCGGAGGCAGGCTGA
- a CDS encoding GNAT family N-acetyltransferase, with product MSARGNSTRPTVRRELRPADREAVRTLLDGTGFFNREELEVAMELVDDRLAHREASHYRFLVAELDGTVVGYACWGPILGTAESADLYWIAVDRRTQGRGVGRALLAEAESWMAESGRPRVYLETAGRPQYEPTRAFYLACGYTIAAELEDFYAPGDAKVIFLRVLEPRQ from the coding sequence ATGAGCGCGCGCGGGAACTCGACCCGGCCGACGGTGCGGCGCGAGCTGCGCCCCGCCGACCGCGAGGCGGTCCGCACGCTGCTCGACGGCACCGGCTTCTTCAACCGTGAGGAGCTCGAGGTGGCGATGGAGCTGGTCGACGACCGGCTCGCGCACCGCGAGGCCAGCCACTACCGGTTCCTGGTCGCCGAGCTCGACGGGACCGTGGTCGGCTACGCCTGCTGGGGGCCGATCCTGGGCACCGCCGAGTCGGCCGACCTCTACTGGATCGCCGTCGACAGGCGCACCCAGGGTCGCGGGGTCGGCCGGGCACTGCTCGCCGAGGCCGAGAGCTGGATGGCGGAGTCGGGACGGCCCCGCGTCTACCTCGAGACGGCCGGCCGGCCGCAGTACGAGCCGACGCGCGCCTTCTACCTCGCCTGCGGCTACACCATCGCGGCCGAGCTCGAGGACTTCTACGCGCCCGGCGACGCCAAGGTGATCTTCCTGCGGGTCCTCGAGCCGAGGCAGTAG
- a CDS encoding SDR family oxidoreductase yields the protein MMDFTGKRVLVTGGSRGIGRAIAAAFAQGGARVAISYRSSRAAAEETLSGLPGGPHIVVRADVTDPAAVERMVGAVITGLGGLDVVVNNAGIWMDHRLDEIDYEQWQDAWRRVLDANLIGPANVSYCAARHMIEHGGGRIVNVSSRGAFRGEPDGPAYGASKAGLNAMSQSLAKLLAPHGIFVGAVAPGWVETDMAADALDGPQGDEIRGQSPLGRVARPEEVARAVLFLAADGSEFCTGAIIDVNGASYLRT from the coding sequence ATGATGGACTTCACCGGCAAACGGGTGCTCGTCACCGGCGGCTCGCGTGGCATCGGCCGCGCCATCGCTGCCGCGTTCGCCCAGGGCGGGGCACGGGTGGCGATCAGCTACCGGTCGAGCAGGGCGGCGGCCGAGGAAACCCTCTCCGGCCTGCCGGGCGGGCCGCACATCGTGGTTCGGGCAGACGTCACCGACCCCGCCGCCGTCGAGCGGATGGTGGGTGCCGTCATCACCGGGCTCGGCGGCCTCGACGTCGTGGTCAACAACGCCGGCATCTGGATGGACCACCGCCTCGACGAGATCGATTACGAGCAGTGGCAGGATGCCTGGCGGCGCGTGCTCGACGCCAACCTGATCGGGCCCGCCAACGTCTCCTACTGCGCTGCCCGCCACATGATCGAGCACGGCGGCGGCCGCATCGTCAACGTCTCGTCGCGGGGCGCCTTCCGCGGCGAGCCCGACGGGCCGGCCTACGGCGCCAGCAAGGCCGGGCTCAACGCGATGAGCCAGTCGCTGGCGAAGCTCCTCGCGCCGCACGGCATCTTCGTCGGCGCCGTGGCGCCCGGGTGGGTGGAGACCGACATGGCGGCTGACGCCCTGGATGGCCCCCAGGGCGACGAGATCCGCGGTCAGAGCCCGCTCGGCCGGGTCGCCCGGCCGGAGGAGGTCGCCCGGGCCGTGCTCTTCCTCGCCGCCGACGGCTCGGAGTTCTGCACCGGGGCCATCATCGACGTCAATGGCGCCTCGTACCTGAGGACCTGA
- a CDS encoding isoamylase early set domain-containing protein — protein MSLKKRYLKSKPVCKVTFELPRKAAPGASTVSLAGDFNGWDPQSTPLVRKKTGDFHVTLELPPGREYHYRYVIDGQWENDWHADRYAPSTIPGVENSVVAV, from the coding sequence GTGAGCCTGAAGAAGCGCTATCTGAAGTCCAAGCCAGTGTGCAAGGTCACCTTCGAGCTGCCGCGGAAGGCCGCGCCGGGCGCCTCGACCGTCTCGCTTGCCGGCGACTTCAACGGCTGGGATCCGCAGTCCACGCCGCTCGTCCGGAAGAAGACCGGCGACTTCCACGTCACCCTCGAGCTTCCGCCCGGACGGGAGTACCACTACCGGTACGTCATCGACGGCCAGTGGGAGAACGACTGGCACGCCGACCGGTACGCCCCGAGCACGATCCCGGGGGTGGAGAACTCGGTCGTCGCCGTCTGA